The following proteins are co-located in the Candidatus Methanogranum gryphiswaldense genome:
- a CDS encoding ATP-binding protein: MTDDIDFTSYFKRPLESITDSDVSEFVNNFSEGLNIEYKSIEILKKPSELSNTISAFANSSGGMLFIGVSEPGEGNDKKERKIEYTSNKTHSKDWLSQSIVDKVQPIVRGIRVLQIFDVSKEKWFFLICVPKSENIPHMTNNRYYHRIEARSVPMEHYHVSNCFNMVQKPVLIPCFSVNKKDNGDMEVTFKISNEGKAICKWPFAKVEFFGTLIHTNSLTKFNNEFGLRADRNPPYMQLCTGNMVLYPETTQDEFRITLFKSSYVLVRTTLAGENSPSKVYFSCIDSMRIPFGKGLISVEQPRLKIFQIYDVKELEKEYGLLSKDSKTIDSFCEIYFTGTIQSNLFADLSTEKKELLKKMMLDQFGIKK, encoded by the coding sequence ATGACAGATGATATCGATTTTACCAGTTATTTTAAAAGGCCTTTAGAGTCAATTACTGATTCAGATGTCTCTGAATTTGTAAATAATTTTTCGGAAGGTCTTAATATCGAATACAAATCTATTGAAATATTAAAAAAGCCCTCAGAATTGTCCAATACAATTTCTGCATTCGCAAATTCTTCTGGAGGGATGTTATTTATTGGTGTTTCAGAGCCTGGTGAAGGTAATGATAAAAAAGAAAGAAAAATCGAATATACTAGTAACAAGACGCATAGTAAAGATTGGCTTTCTCAAAGTATTGTTGACAAGGTACAGCCAATTGTTAGAGGCATCAGAGTTTTACAGATATTTGACGTTAGTAAAGAAAAATGGTTTTTTTTGATATGTGTACCAAAAAGTGAAAATATACCACACATGACAAATAATAGGTATTACCATAGAATTGAAGCAAGATCAGTACCAATGGAACACTATCATGTTTCAAATTGTTTTAATATGGTACAAAAACCAGTATTAATACCTTGTTTTTCTGTTAATAAAAAAGATAATGGTGATATGGAAGTAACATTTAAAATTTCAAATGAAGGAAAAGCCATTTGTAAATGGCCATTTGCAAAAGTTGAATTTTTTGGTACTTTAATACATACTAATTCGTTGACTAAGTTTAATAATGAATTTGGGTTGAGAGCTGATAGAAATCCACCATATATGCAATTATGTACGGGTAATATGGTTTTGTACCCTGAAACAACTCAAGACGAGTTTAGAATTACGCTTTTTAAATCATCGTACGTGCTTGTAAGAACAACATTAGCTGGTGAAAATTCGCCTTCTAAAGTTTATTTTTCATGTATTGATTCGATGCGCATTCCATTTGGTAAAGGACTTATTTCGGTCGAACAGCCTAGACTAAAAATATTTCAAATATATGATGTAAAAGAATTAGAAAAGGAATATGGACTTTTATCTAAAGATTCAAAAACAATAGATTCATTTTGTGAAATTTATTTTACTGGTACCATTCAAAGTAATTTATTTGCGGATTTGTCAACTGAAAAGAAAGAATTACTCAAAAAGATGATGCTAGATCAATTTGGTATAAAAAAATAA